The proteins below come from a single Triplophysa rosa linkage group LG12, Trosa_1v2, whole genome shotgun sequence genomic window:
- the aqp11 gene encoding aquaporin-11, which yields MSDLSVSLSVLLGIVVFSEVARRTALYLLSNRDRSVYALELISTFQLCACTHELKLLAEVGGLEPRIALTCTYVISVVHALSFHGAICNPTGVLDQLCRRTLTSRGALARISCQLVAAALARGAMPHAWALSLSDLHARHRLTGFKCTSSPVNASLLQAAAVELGCAFVMHTAVSNVHKVQEMYRVPAIAAVITTLVYAGGHITGAVFNPALAFSMQFPCPGNTFTEYSVVYWLGPILGMIASLLLCEKVMPVLLGKSTISNSNGLKRRKIK from the exons ATGTCCGATCTCAGCGTCTCGCTGTCCGTACTATTGGGGATTGTAGTTTTTAGCGAGGTGGCGAGAAGGACGGCCTTATATCTGCTCTCGAACCGAGACCGGAGCGTCTATGCGCTGGAGTTGATTTCCACGTTTCAACTGTGCGCGTGCACGCACGAGTTAAAGCTCCTCGCGGAGGTGGGCGGACTGGAGCCGCGCATCGCGTTGACGTGCACGTATGTGATCTCGGTGGTCCACGCGCTTTCCTTCCACGGCGCGATTTGCAACCCCACCGGGGTCCTGGATCAGCTCTGCCGCCGGACTCTCACCAGCCGGGGCGCGCTGGCGCGGATTTCGTGCCAGCTGGTCGCCGCTGCGCTGGCGCGCGGAGCGATGCCCCACGCGTGGGCACTGTCTCTGTCTGACCTGCACGCGCGGCACAGATTGACGGGGTTTAAATGCACGAGCAGCCCAGTCAACGCTTCTCTGCTGCAGGCCGCTGCGGTGGAGCTGGGCTGCGCGTTCGTGATGCACACTGCAGTCTCCAACGTGCACAAAGTTCAGGAGATGTATCGAGTTCCTGCCATAGCTGCAGTCATCACTACTTTGGTGTACGCAG GTGGACATATTACTGGGGCTGTGTTCAATCCGGCTCTCGCCTTCTCAATGCAGTTCCCCTGTCCTGGCAATACATTCACAGAATACAGCGTTGTGTACTGGCTGGGACCAATACTAG GAATGATCGCCTCTCTGCTGCTTTGTGAGAAAGTCATGCCGGTTCTTTTAGGAAAAAGCACAATTTCAAACTCCAATGGACTCAAGAGGAGAAAGATTAAGTAA